The Coffea arabica cultivar ET-39 chromosome 2c, Coffea Arabica ET-39 HiFi, whole genome shotgun sequence genome includes the window GGTTTTGCAATAGTTAAACCTATAAGCACACTTGCACAGGCTCTGATATGACTTCCCAAGAGGCAAAAGATTAAGGGTTTCGCTCTTCTGCATTATcagaaaatgttttttttttaagtcatCATCAGAAAATGCTAATTACTCATTACCAGAAATATCAACAATCCGTGCGGCAATTCATTATCACTAACCATCTAAAAGACATCCTTCATTGTTTTCCGTTTAACAGCATTGAAGGTTGCAATCCTAAAATAGTCTGATCTTCACAAAGCTTGACAATCTGCTCTTCTGGTAACGTAACCATCACAATTCTTGCTAATCCCTCCTCAGGTGAAGGCATTACCAGAATCAAACCTTCACCTCCCACATTCCCTATGTGATAGCTCACATGGATAGGCTTCTCATTTTGTTTAAACATTGCTGCATAAGTAAATGATCCCTCTGAACTGATTGTATTTTCCATGCTCAAACATGTTAATTCGCAGCCAAACAGCTGGAAAGGTGGTGGATACTGCCCCCCTTCCTTCTTGTGCGATTCAAGCCAAGCCACATTAGCCCAGAATTCTTCATCCCGAATGCTTCCCACATGCTGATGCACAAGTCCTGCTATATAAGCTAGTCTATCGCTCTGTAATTCTTCAGCATTCACAGATAACTTGGAGAAATGTAGAGCATTTCCGAAATATCCATAAGGAATTGAGTCTCGCTCGCGTTTCCTCAAGTCTATACACATTGAAAGAGAGCATTTGTTGTCGTCATCGCATGCTGGAGATTTTAATCGTGTGATTTTAGACCAAAATAATGCTGCTAGAACATCAAATGGAGTGGCATCAGGGCAACTTTCATGCACTTTTGAAAGACATTGCCTGATCTTTGCTTCAGAGAACTTGAATGTTGCTCTTCCCATTCTCACTGAGGGAATTTCAAATTCAGAATTTGTTTCAGAAAACATGCTTGACGACCTTCTATATGCAGCAGATTCATTGATAACTGAAGGCAGATTGAAAATCGGGGGGTGAGCAACAGGTTCATGGCGATGAATTTCTGCCCAGGACTTGATGAGTAGCGTTGCTGAGGTAAAATCTGCATGCATATGGGTAAAGCTTATGGCAACGGCTAGGCCGCCACAATTAAAATCATTTATCTGCAGGAGCATGTACAATCATTAATACTGCAAGTTGCAAATAGAAACTATCAAACGCCATAAAGAAAATGAACTAAATTCAAGTGCTTCAACTAGCTAAATGGTAAACAATTGTCTGTAATTGATGGTCCTGCTGGAAAATTCATTCTAGATGGCTAGTAGCATCCTTACATAGTTACAAGTCTATGTAACTTGTTGACTTTCCTTTGAAGGCTTTTATAAAGGGAAGTAGTTTGGTAGTTtcctttgtctcaaattttctCACACAAATTAGGAGCGTAAACTAGCTTAAATAAGCTTGAATATCAAAAACAAATCGGAAACCATGGCGTTCAAGTTTGTCTGAAATATAATGGTATTCAAACTTGTTCAAATTTGTTCCCTCCTAATTGTGTTAACAAGGGCCAAGAAATCGTGTAATTGTCTCATTGAGTCTCGATATTTGCCAATTTCCCatattttgaccaatttacatcAAGATTCAACAGTAGTCTCAATTATTCTTGGATATATTGAAGTATCATTATAAAAAACATATTACTCATTTATCTCATCATATGAAGATTCTGTAAGTGCTCTACAACATAAGACATAAGACATAACACACTAcctttcaagaaaacaaaaatacatATAAAATGTTTCCAGCAAATCCAATTATCCTCAAAAACCCATAAAATACCTGGATCCGGAATGGTGACCAAATATGTGGATCATCCGGCAAATCTTCCCAAACCGTTAGATCTCGCTCCTCAGCCGCATTGGCATATCTCAGCCATTCATCAAGCGTAGCACACACATTGGCCTTTAGCATTCTCACCCCAGCATCATTGCACTTTACTTCCCAATTGCCATCCGCTCCGCGGCCCAACCGCCCCGTAACAGGCGGATACAAGCATAGGAGCTCCGACAAGGAGATCCGAAGGTTGTCCAAGTCATTTTCCATTGAGGCTCCATCTCTAATTGGATTTCTCCGGTAGTAGAAAACAATATGGCCCGTATGAAAGCCCATGGCATGGTCCAATGCTGTAAACTTGTGAACTCGTCCCGGAGCTGTTGGCTTGCTTGAAACTACAGTCAACAGAGAAGGCACCTTCACACGGCTACTTTTCACTTCTGCCATCATcaacacacacacgcacacccCAGGAGAGGGTTCTGAAAGTTTGACCCTTGTGGaggatttgaaattttttttttcaatggatTTAAGGGTGCAAAACTTGAGAAGGTTGGGACACTTTGCCTGAGAGAAGTCTAATCTTaaattgtttggataggagactATTGAAAGAATTTTTTTGGACAGCAGTATAGTattttttatattgtaatatatcaAGATATAAAtgtgattgaaaaaataaaaaaaaatgataaaaaaatgtgtttatgatgcaatcAAACCATGCAATCTCTTGTTAGTAATCTACAAGCAACGCAACGCCAGCGATGTTCGTCTTGGAATGAGGTAACCTTTGTTCATGATCACATGAACTTTAATGTatttaggaaagaaaaaaaaactacagaAGTTTATGCACTGCGTAGCAAAAGCTGCAATGAGAGTGTGTTTTTATAGTGTGCCAAGCATAAAGAGGAACAGAAATAAGTACGGGAGTTTGGCGGTTAGCAGATGGGGTGCTTCAAAGTTCAAAGCCGAGTGGGATGAGTCAATATAAGTGTTTGGTTGGTGTCTTTAATGGTGGTGACTGCCTGACTGGTGAGAGTTGTGGATTACGAGTGTTTTGTAGTGTGTGCATGGGAAATGGGCAATAAATTGTTGTTGGATTGGGAGTCTTTTGTTGTTGGAAAAGGGCAATAAATTCTTGGGATCATTACTCTCTGGCTGCAAAAGTAAATGCATTCCTGCCATTGCTTAAATCCAAGCTGAGGGAGTTTAGTTTTTGTAGCATTTGCTTGCTGCTTTCCCAACATTTGCATCACTAAACTGTAGGATACACAGAATTGCGTAACTATATAACATTTGCATAAGAGTAGAATAAGAATTCAGATATGATTTAAATTTTAGGCATTCAATAGAAAACAATCAACAGTGACATGCTATAAAACTCAATTCCTTGCTGCGGATTTATTATCATGGTAGTTGGTAcgtggcaaaaaaaaaaaaaaaaaaactttagttGCCTGAGCGTCAACAAAATTCTTTGCAGTAAAATGATCATTTCATCTATTGATCTAGTTATTGTGCCTCGTTTTTTGTTTTAAGGCATGGTACAAGTAGCTAATACATATCATTTGGTTCCACCAAAAAAAGCAAGGGGTGTTTGGACAGAGATTAtttaggaaattttttttggaataatatTCACTTTTGTAATGTGATTTacatgagataaaaaagtagtTGAGAATATTAAAAAATAGATTGAAAAAATGTTTACGATACTATCAAATAATTCCTTTTACAAATAAATCACTATCCAAATGTATAGTTTGGTTCATCCAACTCATAATGGATCTAATCGGAACTAACTTTGTGAAAGATAGAAAAATCTCTAACTAATAGCAGCACTAAACAATGAAAAAACTTGGGTAGACCTAGTCCATATAGACTCTGTGGTCCAAATTTTGCCACGCCATGAAGTTTTAAGTTTGTGAGATGGTGCGGTAAAATTTGGGCTATAGGGTCTACATAAATTGGGTCTACTCAAGTGTTTACCCTAAACAATATACTTATatgtaaaatcattaaacaatacttgttatgaaacaactaaaagtgTGGATGTCTATTTGTATTCTCAagagaattaattcataattcattGATTCAAagagaattaattcataattcattGCTACATTATGCAAACGAATTACATTGGATGAACGGTTTCAATCCATAGACCCATTCATGGAATGGATGAATCGATTCATAGATTATTCATGTTCTTGTAGTAATGAGTGTTTAATAAAATTGATGTATCTTTAAttttgtagtacctatatatagaggtacctTGGCACCTCTTGAGATGACTTTTGATTAGTTGAAACTAATAAGAAAATTATTCTCTATTCCTCTACTTTTTTTTCTCTAATATTTCAATCATTGTTATAGTAGTTTATTTTAGGGATAATtgtagaaacctcccctgaggtttctgacatttgaaATGACCTCTCCtgtagtttgaaaaattacactgacctctcctgaggttattaatcctttgcaaatttagtccaaatgtttagggagtgaaattagaattttgtactagATTTACCCTTTGtgctacatgtccaatgaatgacaaaagactataaatcaattaacaattaataaactttaaggagtataatttatgagcaaacacgcattactcatttaaaATATTGGCTCTTTAcgagtattttactttcaaacatttaatttgtgataaatatatcaatatttgtaagtaaatttcaaaaaatgttacagtaatattcttgcaaaaaggaaatcggtaggttatttatttaatataaattaaatattttttttaaaaaagaaatgacctataaagtattaattttgtATGACTTTCAttcattacatgagtaaagtattcgctctttatgtgcattttattcatttaatttatgttaaatatataaatgtttgtaactaaaattgaaaaagtgttatattaatatttttacggaagagaaattggtaggttttgtatttaacaaaaattaaatatttaaaagtaaatacaaatctatatttgagcgtaaatatttgtattaaattaaatgtttgaaagtaaaatacccgtaaAGAGCCAGTACTTTAAATGGTTATCGGCTCTTTATGGGCAAACacgcattactcatttaaagtaccgggtttttacgggtattttactttcaaacatttaatttatgataaatatatcaatgtttgtaagtaaaattcaaaaagtgttacagtaatattcttgcaaaaaggaaatcggtaggttatttatttaatataaattaaatattaaaaaaaatggcccataaagtattaattttttatggctttcatctattacatgagtaaaatattggctctttatgggcattttattctgaatcatttaatttatgttaaatacataaatgtttgtaactaaaattaaaaaagtgttatattaatatttttacggaagagagattggtagtttttgtatttaacaaaaattaaatatttgaaagtaaatataaatctgtatttgagcgtaaatatttgtattaaattaaatgtttgaaagtaaaatacccataaagagccggtactttaaataggtaatatgtatttgcctataaactatactccttaaagtttattaattgttaattgatttgtagtactttgttattcattggacatgtagtacaaaggacaaatttggtaaaaaaaaaattctaatttcactccctaaaacaatattttaatcgtttggactgaatttgcaaaAGATTAGTAACcttaggggaggtcagtgtaatttttcaaaccacaggggaggtcagtgcaaatgtcagaaacctcaggggagatttctgcaattatccttttattttattagttttataacacaTTATCAGCACGAATCTCTACTTCTGAGCAAGGTGAAACACGAGACTTTGTCAAGATTCTATTAGTGTCAAATTAACTATTGGATATTTTCTCGAGCAACTCTTGACTACCAATTGAGGTAAATCTCTAACTCACaaacttatttcaatttcttatggctaaCATTATCACAAAATACAAGTGCCTACTGCTGAGCAACCACTAAACACGAACATATATTATTTGACatttttgatgtaatatttcTCCTTTTAATTCTACTTATTTATCGTTAGAATTATTTGTTATAGATACTTATATTCAGATGCAATGAGTTTTGGAGATGCtattatagaaaatcaattatgtTTGAGGATCTACTTGTCCTTTgaaatacttaaaaaaaaaaagattcgaCCATCCGAAGATGGTTGCCCTTTAACGAAAACATTTGCCCACTAGAAGATGGTCATTATTTTAAAACctggtatgataaatttatTATGATTGCAAGTACACAAATTTGCTATGTTTAGAATTATTTCTTAGTTGAAAATAATATTCTCTACATATTTCTCGAATATGCTCTTGTAGTAGTAATATTGAGAGAAATTTTGAGAAGTATTCTGTACTTATTGCATGTTTGTTCTAGTTCATTCCCAGAAGTGAGTAcaactaaatttcaatttactaGTTATGGTTGCTACCATGACcatgattttggtaaatatgtattttaccatgacaagagaaaaagttaCCACTTAAAATGGGATAATAATTATAAGGACAAGAAAATAAGAATCCTGAAGAAAAATGTCCCGAAGTACATTTGacaaatcaaaattataattaCATCTTCACATGGTCAATTTCTTTAAACGCCCTGAAGGTGTATGATGATTGATTTAATTTATAATAGTAATTGACTTTTCttcttgaagaagaaatggatgttaaatatttgggatcaaaggattatggtgatgatatttgtctcataagaattatggtgacaatgtgtgacgaccccacctctccctagggtgtACCCAAAGGTTTGGCAGACCATCTGTCCAACTCTTGTCAAGACTCACTTACTTATATTGTTAAAATAGTCTTTCACACCTCTagaataatataaaaattttcattcatccaagaatttcaacttaaatttacaacccaaaagccaaaTGTAAGATACAACATCTAATGTCAAAATACATTCTATCTATCAAAAGTATAGGTACAAGAGGGTTGTACACACTAGTTCACACTTAATTGCTCCGGACCtccactcctgtaaggaaaacaaaactaaataaatgagttaaaaactcagtgaTGTTCTAAAATAAGCAATCAGGTAGATAAAACATGGAAGtattacatttaacaatttgcacACGTTCTACAGTAAtaaacagtcattcaagaaacaaACATTCAATTATTGGAAGGATACCTGCTCATAtagagccattcattcattcagtcTTCGACCgtttttcccttattcctctgACATGTGAAAACATTTAAAAATAAAACTCCAACTGTGATCATTTCATTCAGTCAGTCATTTTATTCATTGCATTTCTTTCACTAACCAGTACTCCACCAAATTTCGTGATCATACTCGAGTATTCTAAACactgtcccagggtcaccagtcgcccgaccgagtctgcttctTGCTCAAATCGACTGGTAACGATGGGCAAGGACCCAATTCAGCCAATGGCTTGTATTTATGCACAAGCAATATTTCATCATTTGATCATTAAAAATTCGCATTCACATTGATCAAGTGCACTCGcctattgaaaatccatttaacaatcattgaaaagcatttaacacccaaacaaacattcacaacatttcacatagtcattggaagcacaacatgtgaggacttgcaaaattcatcatattttctttaaaattttcttttttttaaataagttaatttataatttctttacTACTAAATTactcctcaatagttgtaataaataatagaattgaGAGTTTTACCTTTAATTTTATAGTTAGGGTAAACAAAAGTTTTTGCGTATTTTgatagtgtgattaattggtaagtagtatgtactaaatttggtgggtaagagtgagtattaggtaggagaaagtgtgtgattagaagtgctaatattAAGTGAGTGAATCacaagttaaaacacaagtatgagagagttaaggaaaatagacttgaaccgacgtgcatcGTTTGCTACCaattgagtacaccacttgaacactactttattaccttaatctccttgcttTTAATTCAGCAAAATCAACCCTAAAGTATCCCCTAAATCAGCCGAAATTCTTGacaaaagaaagggagaaaagaaaaaaaatgacattGAATCTTGGTGCGACACTTGTCGGAAATCCAAGGAACTTTAACTAAGCTaacttttttccttcttatctaCCAATTTGGCTCactttcctcttcttttcttcGTGGTGGACCAGACatagaggagagaaaagagagaagaaacttTCAATTTCTAATCTTGATTCTAGCCTTATTTGAGTTGAATcgaaaaaactaaaccgattaaatcttcatCTTTGTGCTTGGGAAGATTGGTATGGTAAAAGTTTTGAGAGAAATTGTTTGGTTCCTCACTTTTAAGAAAGTTTTGTAAGGTATAAGTCTAGaactcctttttatttttcttaatctaGTTAAAGATGCTATAGAAGCTTTTAATCTTggcatatgatggatgattttctagtttttggtagtgtagtgaaaatttcagctagggtttatatttttcagctttgattattgATGTTTAACTAGCAAATGTTGTTGTTGAGCTTGAAAATGGAATTTGTGAAGTGATTGTTACTTTTTAGAGTTGAAAGTTGAATTTCCAGCATTGGTTGTGATTGAGTAGTTGCTAGAAATGAGTTATATTTGGATGTTATTTAGCCTAGTGGAAGGGCTATCTTGATATACTTGCTTGTGTGTTTGAATTGGgctgatttgaaaaaaaaaatgaagccataattggctgaaaaatggataaatacaaagggcatactgcccaaattttcgctcgaaaGATAAGCATGCGAACTTGAAACTTGAGCAACGATTTGAGGTCGAAGTGAACTTGGATTGTCTATGGTATTCAAGTTTCCGttagtagaggtatataagctgaaattttaccaaaactcgtaccctttaaaaggtgaaagtagcgacccttATAACTATGATTTtctcaatctttcataccaagtgcgaattcaaaagttttaatcgcttctttataaaactaaaagagcgagcatgaattttctagagtttgataagtaacATGAATACTATTTGaacgagtttcatttacttgattttctttaagcgaaactcCAATGTCTGGACTCTAGTTGATTTCAAACTCTTAAATGacattttatcgcagatttgaaATCCAACCAAGAAGTTGCACCTGAGTGTGATCTTGAAAAACACTAAATCTTTAGTGAGTGATTCCAAGTGcgtgattgaacttgatactttaTTGAAATGCTTTACTAATGTGATCGGACAATATTTGATTTGTTtggtcgggcaagggtgtactttatcgcacttaccttAATGTGATATATTATTGttcattgattgcaattgatttgatatacatgtatatgacttgaatactatttggaattctagaaaccctgtggcgagttaatcgagtcgagtcggcaagggtctgatcgattagataatgaaccctgggtatctagtgttgtcgagtggagtgttatctccccgactaattggtatgttcgagtattaccaccagtagttatcttggaattcgggcccggtagggggtttgaataATGGActgagattggagttaagtggagcactactggactggttactttatttgaaagttgacggagtgtcaactactacttgatcaagctatAGCGGAGCTAATTTGCAAAAgttactgtatccttttacttgaacTGTTGAATATTTAGTGATTGGCTATACGAAGGGTTgttgctcattttcttgactttttatatcgctactttgatatttacacttttaaaaatattgGTCAACTTACTATTTGGGTCTACAtgatgttttggaacctcactaagTTTAACTcactctattagttttgtttttcttacaaggggtacgagcgagggcgtgagGCTGATACAGGCTAGTTTTAtctagtttttaaatttttggcgattgtactcgcgctagtgctcgaattagggttgaatgtatttggAACTCAAATCTTTTGTGacatttgggattgtatgaatgtttgaaatagaaatgaatgtaaatgTACGTTCCAAGCTTGGGAACTGTGGTTTCATTTactcttgaggttgtaacttaTTTTGATTAAGTTAAATAAACGAGTTCTGGTGAGAGTTAGGCAGACGGTCCGCTAAATcctggggtatgccctagggagcggtggggtcatcacatgtggtatcagagcttaggtttgaaTTGGTCTGGGTAAATTGAGCGATGTATACATGATATAGCTTGTTTCTGATTGCTTAAGTGTGAAACCCCAGAGAATAGGTGCTTAGCCTAGTTTTATTTGTCTAAATTGTTTATTCCTGCGATGTTACTTGTAATGTAGGCTATAGAGGGTAATGGTGCGAGTGGGAGTGCCGAGCCCTCTCAGCCAGTACCTACTTACCAAGATCATCTTGAAGGGCCTGTATGTCGAGTACTTACCTACCAGGAGCATCCCGGAGGGCCCGTATGTCGATGGTCTCCAATGCGTAAGATTCGACATTGTGACTGCTGGAGGACCTACTCCTATCTCGATAAGGTAGTTCTCACTATTGCCGATGAGAGGAGACGATTGGATAGTGCCAATCGTAGATGCCAGACAGAGATAGAGCATCTGCAGGTGGTTCTACGAGTACAGGGGGCTAGGATTCGAGAGCTTGAGGTTTCGGTTCTCGAGGAGTAGGAGCAAACCAATGCCTTTCGAGAACAGGCTCAGGAGGCTAATGGTCGCCTTGTTCAGGTAGTCAAGGATGTGAGAGATCGGACCGATAATATTTTAACTGAGTGTGGGCCTTGGTAGAGGAAGTAGTGCAGAACTTGGCCGACGAGGGTCAAGGGAATGCAGTTCCTAGTGATCCTGAGTAGGATCTTGAGGAGGAGCCGGCTGCATCTGCGGAAGAGGCAGAGTCGGTCGGGTCGATGACTAACTAGACTAGGGGTCTAGAGTTTTGAGGGATTGCGTGAGATAGTTAGGGACATAGTTGGGATAACACgtcatcttttatttttgatattGACGTGCTAAGATTGATGTATATAGCGCTTGCTTTTTGTTTTATGTCCCTTGGCTGTTATAAGTTTTTGATTGTATTAGGTTGGCATGTGCAGTACTTTCTAACTTGTTATGTGACTTATTTTGCTATGTACATaaaggaaatttttattttaaatgtgtTGTATTGCCTTTGCTTTATGACTTGGAAATATTTTTATTGAgctttataattattttattttacttatatCTGTATAGTTTATTGTCCAAAAGAACCATAGAGGGTAGGAGAAGTCAGAACCGTGGAACTACCCGAACACGTGGTTCTAGCCGTGGTCGTGGGATTAGACAGGCACAAGAACCAGTACAGGAatcgagagaggagagaggtgaAACGGTTGAGGCACAACTTGGACCCCGAGCTGAAGGGGGGATCACGTGGCAACGGCAATTCAGGAAATGACCAATATTCTTACTCGATTGGTAGAGCAACAGGGTCAAACTCCTGttaatcaacctagggaccctgAAATGGGACAAGACAGGGCCCTAGAGCGattccaaaattttcttctccTAAGTTTCTTGGAGGACCGAATCTTAAGGTAGCTGAAAGGTGGTTGGAGACGATGATCAATATTTTTGCTGTCTTAAACTATACGGAGAAtaggcaagtgaattttgctatatttcaGTTTGAGAGACGAGCCAGAACCTGGTGGAATATAGTTAGggctaagtgggagagagaggggaccGCATGGATCTGGTTGAAATTCGTGcgtgaatttaatgagaaatatctCCCACCGATAGTCCAGGAAAAAAGAgaggatgattt containing:
- the LOC113727433 gene encoding protein ECERIFERUM 2-like — protein: MMAEVKSSRVKVPSLLTVVSSKPTAPGRVHKFTALDHAMGFHTGHIVFYYRRNPIRDGASMENDLDNLRISLSELLCLYPPVTGRLGRGADGNWEVKCNDAGVRMLKANVCATLDEWLRYANAAEERDLTVWEDLPDDPHIWSPFRIQINDFNCGGLAVAISFTHMHADFTSATLLIKSWAEIHRHEPVAHPPIFNLPSVINESAAYRRSSSMFSETNSEFEIPSVRMGRATFKFSEAKIRQCLSKVHESCPDATPFDVLAALFWSKITRLKSPACDDDNKCSLSMCIDLRKRERDSIPYGYFGNALHFSKLSVNAEELQSDRLAYIAGLVHQHVGSIRDEEFWANVAWLESHKKEGGQYPPPFQLFGCELTCLSMENTISSEGSFTYAAMFKQNEKPIHVSYHIGNVGGEGLILVMPSPEEGLARIVMVTLPEEQIVKLCEDQTILGLQPSMLLNGKQ